One stretch of Schizosaccharomyces pombe strain 972h- genome assembly, chromosome: III DNA includes these proteins:
- a CDS encoding thiamine transporter: MRLFGNSKEQGICQVGESDVAVSEIKKDEALLQKMGYKPKLHRTYAFFENFASSFAACDCMSNIRGSFYIGLLTGGPSAYWITYIIAIPLQLISAATMAEVCSALPTAGSLYFWASAAGGKKYGRLIGFIVAWWVVVAWTSFVAVNCQSTTKFIFGELPVFNSGFSVSSSDVKFRAVQWAVGEAILLVCVLLNFIPPKWFRYIFRVSVAVILLDFVLNMIWLPIAVSTKYGFRDEAFMKSTNYDLGKVNNGWSWCLTFFCTARILVGYDAAGHVAEETKNASKTASRGMFYSAFSNAILSTGIIVMFLYCLPPSNVMYELIKSNSQQPFVSFYAYALGKRAHVFMNVVGILGMIFDTSLSIVASSRLVFAVARDGVLPFSGWLRKVDSHGQPTNAVTFIFLISAALLCSNLPSAVAFTSLLSAAAVPTIMAYAAVAFGRLFLSRNDFPKSEWSLGKLSKPFQLITFLWNLFTAVILFSPKAYPVTGKNFNYAPVIFGAITIFGLISWLSIPASRWSTFYDASKLDSNSFDDSSSDKKSLEKAASIAEGSITQII, translated from the coding sequence ATGAGGCTGTTCGGTAATTCGAAGGAACAAGGTATTTGTCAAGTTGGCGAAAGCGATGTCGCTGTTAGCGAGATCAAGAAGGATGAAGCgcttttacaaaaaatgggATACAAACCAAAGCTTCATCGTACATACGCTTTTTTTGAGAACTTTGCTAGCTCTTTTGCAGCATGCGACTGTATGAGCAATATTCGAGGCTCTTTTTATATCGGCCTACTGACTGGTGGACCTTCAGCTTACTGGATCACGTATATTATTGCAATTCCTCTCCAACTGATCTCTGCTGCAACAATGGCAGAGGTATGCTCTGCTCTTCCTACCGCTGGTTCTCTGTACTTTTGGGCCTCTGCCGCAGGCGGCAAAAAGTATGGTCGTCTGATTGGATTTATAGTCGCTTGGTGGGTAGTAGTAGCTTGGACATCATTTGTAGCTGTTAATTGCCAATCTACCACCAAGTTTATTTTCGGTGAGTTGCCCGTCTTCAATTCTGGGTTTTCCGTCAGTTCTTCTGATGTAAAATTTCGTGCTGTTCAATGGGCTGTTGGCGAGGCTATACTACTCGTAtgtgttttattaaactttATTCCTCCCAAGTGGTTTCGCTATATTTTTAGAGTATCGGTTGCAGTGATTTTGCTTGACTTTGTTTTAAACATGATTTGGCTTCCCATTGCCGTTTCTACCAAATACGGGTTTAGAGATGAAGCTTTTATGAAATCCACGAATTACGATCTtggaaaagtaaataatgGATGGTCTTGGTGTCTTACCTTTTTCTGCACAGCACGCATTTTGGTAGGCTATGATGCTGCAGGTCACGTCGCTGaagaaaccaaaaatgCTAGCAAGACTGCCTCTCGCGGTATGTTTTACTCTGCCTTTAGCAATGCTATTCTCAGCACTGGTATCATTGTCATGTTTTTATACTGTCTTCCTCCTTCCAATGTTATGTATGAACTTATAAAGTCCAATTCTCAACAACCTTTTGTTAGTTTTTATGCGTATGCTTTGGGTAAACGAGCTCATGTTTTTATGAATGTTGTAGGTATTTTGGGAATGATTTTTGATACTTCGTTATCGATAGTTGCTTCAAGCCGCTTAGTATTTGCTGTTGCCCGAGATGGCGTTTTACCATTTTCCGGGTGGTTAAGAAAGGTAGATTCACATGGTCAACCGACCAATGCCGttacatttattttcttgattTCAGCGGCACTTTTGTGCTCTAATTTGCCTAGTGCTGTAGCTTTTACATCTTTACTGTCAGCCGCCGCTGTTCCTACTATTATGGCTTACGCAGCTGTTGCCTTTGGTCGCCTATTTTTATCCAGAAAcgattttccaaaatcagAATGGTCTCTTGGTAAACTGTCCAAGCCATTTCAACTTATCACCTTTTTATGGAATTTATTTACCGCCGTTATTTTATTCTCGCCAAAAGCTTATCCTGTCACAggtaaaaatttcaactaTGCTCCCGTGATATTTGGTGCTATCACAATTTTTGGTCTCATTAGCTGGCTGAGTATTCCAGCCTCCAGGTGGAGCACATTTTATGATGCCAGCAAACTCGACAGCAATAGCTTCGACGATAGCTCTAGTGATAAGAAAAGCTTGGAAAAGGCTGCCAGTATAGCTGAAGGATCAATTACTCagattatttaa
- a CDS encoding transporter, producing the protein MDYIFLITGYKYRHLNLEAYNAKSRAIENEKRYLGNDRNLPFHREREKVESNPNSSDEEDLTSTNNTRSSDNTTSDTEDDSGEDSYQVEWESGKDPLAPKNWPMWKKIYTLLVASFIAIVITANSSIFSDGGGIAAQQYHVGATVGDLCSATFLLGFAAGSVLFAPLSEVYGRLPLYSVTLVIFVVFQIGGGCSKNIWSLVIFRFFHGFFGCTPMSACGGTISDLFNPIQRTGALLVFCAAAFVGPLVGPVMGGYITESKLGWRWDFWINMIWAGLTWVIVCFTMPETHSETLLDFKARYLRKKTNCDKWYNEHEHQRDPAYAIRTALTRGVRLLCTEPIVQAFCMYLVFINILLYICMVGYPLIFYQYGFNAGEVGLAILGILVGILLGLALTPIIYVHYRRRYEMRDGNICPEDRLFPLFFGSFFIPIALFWLGWTCYPSVHWAAPMVSGIFLGWGFLYVLAVCYSYLVDCYHEMAASALSVATFTRYAAGGGMTIVARPMYNNLNYHWATSLLAFVGCGLVPIPFIFFFWGRRIRQRSPHAYKG; encoded by the coding sequence ATGGATTACATTTTCTTAATAACTGGGTATAAGTACCGACATTTAAATCTCGAGGCATACAATGCAAAATCTCGtgcaattgaaaatgagaaGAGGTATCTTGGTAATGATCGAAACTTGCCATTTCACAGAGAACGTGAGAAGGTTGAATCCAATCCGAATTCTAGTGACGAGGAAGATTTAACTTCTACTAACAATACTCGATCTTCAGATAATACTACCTCGGATACTGAAGATGATAGTGGAGAGGATAGTTATCAGGTCGAATGGGAATCTGGTAAGGATCCTTTAGCCCCTAAGAATTGGCCAATgtggaaaaaaatctatacACTTTTGGTTGCATCCTTTATCGCTATTGTCATTACAGCCAACTCTAGTATCTTTTCTGACGGTGGTGGCATTGCTGCACAACAATATCATGTTGGTGCTACTGTGGGAGATCTCTGCTCGGCTACCTTTTTGCTTGGTTTTGCAGCTGGTTCTGTTTTATTTGCACCTTTAAGTGAAGTGTATGGTAGACTTCCTCTTTACTCAGTTACGTTAgttatttttgttgttttccAAATTGGTGGTGGATGttccaaaaatatttggagTCTTGTTATTTTCCGCTTTTTTCACGGATTTTTCGGTTGTACACCTATGTCAGCCTGTGGTGGTACTATTAGCGATCTCTTCAACCCAATTCAGCGAACTGGTGCCCTTTTAGTGTTCTGTGCTGCCGCATTTGTTGGTCCTTTAGTTGGTCCCGTAATGGGTGGATATATTACAGAAAGCAAGCTTGGTTGGCGCTGGGATTTTTGGATCAACATGATTTGGGCTGGTTTGACATGGGTAATCGTTTGTTTCACGATGCCAGAAACCCATAGTGAAACGTTGTTGGATTTCAAGGCTCGTTACTTGcgtaaaaaaacaaattgtGACAAATGGTACAACGAGCATGAGCATCAAAGGGATCCTGCCTATGCAATTAGGACGGCTTTGACGAGAGGTGTGCGATTGTTGTGTACTGAACCCATTGTCCAAGCATTTTGCATGTACTTGGTATTCATCAATATTCTTTTGTATATTTGCATGGTTGGTTACCCccttattttttaccaaTACGGTTTTAACGCCGGTGAAGTTGGTTTGGCTATTCTTGGAATTCTGGTCGGCATTTTACTTGGTCTTGCTTTAACTCCTATTATTTATGTTCATTACAGACGTCGTTATGAAATGAGAGATGGAAATATTTGTCCGGAAGATAGACTGTTTCCTCTATTCTTCGGTTCATTCTTTATTCCCATTGCGTTGTTTTGGTTAGGCTGGACGTGCTACCCTTCGGTTCATTGGGCTGCACCCATGGTTAGTGGTATTTTTCTGGGATGGGGCTTTTTGTATGTTCTTGCTGTATGCTATAGTTATTTGGTGGATTGCTACCATGAGATGGCGGCTAGTGCATTATCCGTAGCTACATTTACTCGTTATGCCGCTGGCGGTGGAATGACGATTGTTGCTCGACCAATGtataataatttgaatTACCATTGGGCTACTTCTCTTCTGGCATTTGTTGGTTGTGGCTTAGTTCCTATTCctttcatatttttcttttgggGAAGGAGGATTCGTCAGCGTAGTCCTCATGCTTATAAAGGATAA
- a CDS encoding uncharacterized protein (Schizosaccharomyces pombe specific protein) yields MLSLAYHTLEQVSDKVLLRKSSYNLTDDDLQAVVNCTTTILEQRAVIDQIAYLGQKYYWVSVDGYNNNNYTISDEMENLLRQCINNYDDRANVALVTHNVYAVSGSHSELQLQEHYDYFGYGLPEDYDGQSSEYYDTDLDVVTDSSIQLSRRSGNKPDTINDNSWSRYGVALAFYLFTNGVQYVATKHTPWCGKC; encoded by the coding sequence ATGTTGTCTCTGGCATATCACACTTTAGAACAAGTTAGCGATAAAGTACTACTAAGAAAGAGTAGTTATAATCTTACAGATGATGATCTTCAAGCAGTCGTTAATTGTACTACGACGATTCTTGAGCAGAGGGCAGTGATAGATCAAATTGCCTATCTGGGGCAAAAATATTACTGGGTGTCCGTTGATGgctataataataataactaTACAATTAGTGatgaaatggaaaatttattaaggCAGTGTATCAATAACTATGATGACAGAGCTAATGTTGCATTAGTAACACATAATGTCTATGCAGTCAGTGGATCGCACTCAGAATTACAGTTACAGGAACATTATGACTATTTCGGTTATGGTCTCCCAGAAGATTATGATGGTCAGAGTTCAGAGTACTATGATACTGATCTTGACGTTGTCACTGACTCTAGCATACAATTGAGCAGACGTTCAGGCAACAAGCCAGATACTATTAATGATAACAGCTGGTCAAGGTATGGTGTAGCCTTAGCTTTCTACCTTTTCACAAATGGTGTGCAATATGTCGCTACTAAACACACACCATGGTGTGGAAAGTGTTAA
- a CDS encoding TDT malic acid transporter: protein MDIVKQRYHELFDLRVRGPRMKMADRLEHFTWAWFASAMGTGGIGMVTSLYHFRFYGLNTLGKIIFIFQLSILTLYICCITFRFIRYPGTLSKTWKNPSEVLFMPTALLAIATSISNLYPYAFPYTGEWMVWLIRILYWIFVAVACIFVISLFYSLFHAHPFRINTIIPALVLPIFPCMICGVIASAIVESQPARQAKNMVVAGIAFQGLGFWIYIIVYAVNMCRFFTVGLQPAADRPGMFILVSPPSFTGLTLLDLAFGAKAKRPYIFVGDNSSEYLEFVATFMALFMIGLGIFNFCLAFVSVVAGFCTRQRIKFKVSWFAMIFANVGLVMDVQELGRAIDSKAVCIVGQVCGVTITIVWIILILLTLRAVYVQELLYPGKDEDIDTILPNVLEYYRHLEEEEKDEAERSKRKAEESDGKTTRELTSGGL from the coding sequence ATGGATATTGTAAAGCAGCGTTATCATGAACTTTTTGACTTGCGGGTGCGTGGTCCCCGCATGAAGATGGCAGATCGTCTTGAACATTTCACTTGGGCCTGGTTTGCATCTGCTATGGGTACAGGCGGTATAGGTATGGTTACTAGTCTGTACCATTTTCGGTTTTACGGTCTTAATACTTTAggaaaaatcatttttattttccaattaTCTATCCTAACGTTATACATTTGCTGCATCACGTTTCGTTTCATCCGCTACCCGGGTACTCTTAGTAAAACATGGAAAAATCCTTCAGAGGTATTATTCATGCCTACTGCTTTACTGGCAATTGCTACCTCTATCAGTAATTTATATCCATACGCCTTTCCTTACACTGGTGAATGGATGGTATGGTTAATTCGAATTTTATATTGGATATTCGTTGCAGTTGCTTGCATCTTTGTGAtttcacttttttattctctttttcatGCACACCCTTTCCGCATCAATACTATCATACCTGCCCTGGTTTTACCCATCTTTCCTTGTATGATTTGTGGTGTTATTGCTAGTGCTATTGTTGAGTCGCAACCGGCTAGACAAGCTAAAAATATGGTAGTGGCAGGTATTGCATTTCAAGGCCTTGGTTTTTGGATTTATATCATTGTTTATGCTGTGAACATGTGCAGATTTTTTACCGTTGGCCTACAGCCCGCTGCTGATCGACCTGGTATGTTCATTCTCGTCAGCCCTCCTTCTTTTACTGGCCTTACTTTGCTTGATCTCGCTTTTGGTGCAAAAGCAAAACGTCCCtatatttttgttggaGATAATTCTTCTGAATACTTAGAGTTTGTTGCAACTTTTATGGCTTTATTCATGATAGGACTGGGTATTTTCAACTTCTGTCTTGCATTTGTGTCCGTTGTTGCTGGATTCTGTACACGACAAcgaattaaatttaaagtcAGTTGGTTTGCCATGATTTTTGCCAATGTGGGACTGGTTATGGATGTTCAAGAATTGGGGAGAGCCATAGATTCAAAGGCTGTTTGTATTGTCGGCCAGGTTTGTGGTGTCACCATCACTATCGTGTGGATTATCCTAATCTTATTAACTTTGCGTGCTGTCTATGTACAGGAACTGCTGTATCCCGGAAAAGATGAAGACATAGATACGATATTGCCTAATGTACTTGAATATTACCGACATctggaagaagaagagaaagatGAAGCCGAAAGGTCAAAAAGGAAGGCGGAAGAGAGTGATGGGAAAACCACTCGAGAGTTGACTTCTGGAGGTCTTTAA
- the lat1 gene encoding dihydrolipoamide S-acetyltransferase E2 Lat1 has product MLSANMLRRMHHGVAVTRMLLVSNGKVQVKKSALYPVMAKLARTYATKNYPAHTVINMPALSPTMTTGNIGAFQKKIGDKIEPGDVLCEIETDKAQIDFEQQDEGYLAKILIETGTKDVPVGKPLAVTVENEGDVAAMADFTIEDSSAKEPSAKSGEEKSAPSSEKQSKETSSPSNVSGEERGDRVFASPLARKLAEEKDLDLSQIRGSGPNGRIIKVDIENFKPVVAPKPSNEAAAKATTPAASAADAAAPGDYEDLPLSNMRKIIASRLAESKNMNPHYYVTVSVNMEKIIRLRAALNAMADGRYKLSVNDLVIKATTAALRQVPEVNAAWMGDFIRQYKNVDISMAVATPSGLITPVIRNTHALGLAEISTLAKDYGQRARNNKLKPEEYQGGTFTISNLGMFPVDQFTAIINPPQACILAVGTTVDTVVPDSTSEKGFKVAPIMKCTLSSDHRVVDGAMAARFTTALKKILENPLEIML; this is encoded by the exons ATGCTATCAGCAAATATGCTTCGTCGTATGCACCATGGTGTTGCTGTAACTAGAATGCTGCTTGTTTCGAATGG AAAAGTTCAGGTTAAAAAGTCTGCTCTTTATCCTGTTATGGCTAAGCTAGCTCGCACATACGCTACCAAAA ACTATCCTGCTCATACCGTGATTAACATGCCCGCTTTGTCTCCGACTATGACTACTGGCAATATTGGAGCattccaaaagaaaattggaGACAAAATTGAACCTGGCGATGTTTTGTGTGAGATTGAAACGGATAAGGCCCAGATTGACTTTGAACAACAGGACGAGGGCTACcttgcaaaaattttgattgaAACTGGCACTAAGGATGTTCCTGTTGGCAAGCCCTTAGCTGTTACAGTCGAAAATGAAGGAGACGTTGCCGCTATGGCTGATTTCACCATTGAGGATTCGTCTGCCAAGGAACCCTCAGCTAAGAGCGGTGAAGAAAAGTCGGCTCCTTCTAGCGAGAAACAATCAAAAGAGACCTCTAGCCCATCTAATGTTTCTGGCGAAGAACGCGGTGATCGCGTTTTTGCTTCACCTCTGGCTCGCAAGTTGGCCGAAGAGAAGGATCTTGACTTATCCCAAATTCGCGGCTCAGGTCCCAATGGACGTATTATTAAGGTCGATattgaaaactttaaaCCTGTGGTCGCACCTAAACCTTCAAATGAGGCTGCTGCTAAAGCTACAACTCCTGCTGCCTCCGCTGCCGACGCAGCAGCACCTGGTGACTATGAAGATCTTCCTTTAAGCAACATGCGTAAGATCATTGCTTCTCGTCTTGcagaaagtaaaaacatGAACCCTCATTACTACGTTACGGTCTCGGTTAACATGGAAAAAATCATTCGCCTCCGTGCTGCCCTCAACGCCATGGCTGATGGACGCTATAAGCTTTCGGTTAACGACCTTGTTATCAAAGCTACTACTGCTGCTTTGAGGCAAGTTCCCGAAGTTAATGCGGCTTGGATGGGTGACTTTATTCGTCAATATAAGAACGTCGATATTTCTATGGCTGTTGCTACACCTTCTGGTTTAATCACTCCTGTAATTCGCAATACTCATGCACTCGGTCTTGCAGAAATTTCCACTTTAGCTAAGGATTATGGCCAACGTGCCCGTAACAACAAATTGAAGCCTGAGGAATATCAAGGAGGCACATTCACCATCTCTAATTTGGGTATGTTCCCTGTTGATCAATTCACTGCTATCATCAATCCTCCTCAAGCCTGTATCCTTGCTGTGGGAACCACTGTTGATACAGTTGTTCCTGATTCAACCTCTGAAAAGGGCTTTAAGGTTGCCCCCATAATGAAATGCACTCTTAGTTCCGATCATCGTGTTGTTGATGGTGCTATGGCTGCTCGATTTACCACCGCCCTAAAAAAGATCTTGGAAAATCCATTGGAGATTatgctttaa
- the efr3 gene encoding protein efr3, which yields MWLLFRSKHKKLVLRCFPSGKLGETEPNGSPLAYLSYYAASNSSKLRKVAHFLGSRVRHSYYHKRDNEVIIGLKICKTLVQKCRDNINVMASEVVNMLLVASSSKNLEVLSACVDCFATFCDNSGKGSPATFGNEFHSAFNNLVNSFFELSKGIDCVDPQQSKMLGLKAFHALTACKFAGTEGGMRYQPHFAIHCVLINSWSESDQEKKSFIDLVRSTAKSYKPLPPSSTGVSLPEHDEAGDNIDVAIKKLCIRILFNIYTQTDPLFMAESTKSLIHFFAAKSDTPVNLEYISVVLNQILDWTPVELRHSIFFCCLRCLSSSRIVNSETNVMVPYMIYSILNSKNSISGLSVIDVLRDLGSHLINAVNSFDADDQTWYNMCESPSEKLPRRLYLLLVCITCLTKHQYYDEEFADVWREIDTLANSETSSAIQMVALTAFHKLQNEKLNTKKESSAPLSLVTDFLLHSWPKSAERLHTSQSPFVRIKTAEVFYEFLCFLRPSLINFDTILRKSAITSFSVLWDFIYETSWHIERWLKVFSVQSEFYILKLIIQRLYQLYGPVSVTAVLPAMYRGLRPFENDPPRCIAEAVTAYYIIYIGENLKITTLQSSGRKWLDSLSSSLPSSLLNRGSSTHSWEKLTNASTEEVMLPLDMVVNELLEKSPKVFPEDSRLLFAEQSRHPKYTDIIQKLKKPSREKSFTSSSEYSLPFISPASDYQQNPLLHATKSLVSIHQQSQRGEMVSTLKQALSRPHTASTVVRSPSEINLTRQTSNRVPLLDMLNLNRAMSPTPIQSPPYVRT from the exons ATGTGGTTACTATTTCGTTCTAAGCATAAGAAGTTAGTCCTTCGATGTTTTCCTTCGGGGAAACTAGGAGAAACGGAACCGAATGGGTCACCTCTAGCATACCTAAGTTATTATGCTGCATCCAATTCGAGTAAACTGAGAAAAGTGGCTCATTTTTTAGGGAGTCGTGTTCGTCATAGCTATTATCATAAACGTGATAA TGAGGTTATTATCGGATTGAAAATATGCAAAACATTGGTTCAAAAATGTCGGGATAACATCAACGTGATGGCCTCCGAAGTTGTAAATATGCTCCTTGTTGCTAGTTcgtcaaaaaatttagaagtTTTGTCTGCCTGCGTTGATTGTTTTGCTACGTTTTGCGATAATAGTGGAAAGGGGAGTCCTGCCACTTTTGGCAACGAATTCCATTCTGCTTTTAATAACTTAgtcaattcattttttgaattatcaAAAGGTATTGATTGTGTTGATCCTCAGCAGTCGAAAATGCTTGGCCTGAAAGCATTCCATGCTTTAACCGCATGCAAGTTTGCTGGAACTGAAGGCGGAATGCGTTATCAACCTCATTTTGCTATACATTGCGTTTTGATTAATTCTTGGAGTGAATCAGATCAGGAGAAGAAGTCATTTATTGATTTGGTTCGTTCCACGGCTAAATCATATAAGCCATTGCCTCCTAGTAGTACTGGTGTTTCATTACCCGAGCATGATGAAGCGGGTGATAATATAGATGTTGCCATTAAGAAGTTATGTATTAGAATTTTGTTCAACATATATACTCAGACAGATCCTCTGTTTATGGCCGAAAGTACGAAGTCCTTgatacatttttttgcaGCAAAATCCGACACTCCGGTAAATCTAGAATACATATCTGTCGTGCTTAACCAAATTTTGGATTGGACTCCTGTTGAACTTCGACATTCGATCTTTTTCTGTTGTCTTCGTTGTTTATCAAGTTCTCGTATTGTCAACTCTGAAACTAATGTGATGGTGCCATACATGATTTACTCCATTCTTAACTCGAAAAACTCAATTTCTGGCTTATCCGTTATTGACGTGTTACGTGATTTGGGGTCGCATCTTATCAACGCTGTCAATTCATTCGATGCTGATGACCAAACTTGGTATAATATGTGTGAATCTCCATCGGAAAAGCTCCCTAGGCGcctttatttacttttggTTTGTATCACCTGTTTAACTAAGCATCAATATTACGATGAAGAATTTGCTGATGTATGGCGAGAAATCGACACTCTTGCTAATTCTGAAACTTCTTCTGCTATACAAATGGTAGCTTTAACAGCTTTTCATAAGCTgcaaaatgaaaagctaaatacaaaaaaagaatccAGTGCTCCTCTCTCTTTAGTTACCGACTTTTTGTTGCATAGCTGGCCCAAATCCGCTGAACGTCTTCACACTTCCCAGTCACCTTTTGTACGAATAAAAACTGCTGAGGTGTTCTACGAATTTTTGTGCTTTCTCCGTCcatctttaataaatttcgATACTATTTTACGGAAAAGTGCAATCACATCATTTTCTGTATTATGGGATTTTATATATGAAACCAGTTGGCATATTGAACGTTGGCTCAAGGTGTTTTCGGTGCAGTCTGAATTTTATATTCTAAAACTCATCATCCAAAGGCTTTACCAGCTTTATGGTCCAGTTTCTGTAACAGCGGTATTACCTGCTATGTATCGCGGACTACGACCCTTTGAAAATGATCCTCCTCGCTGTATTGCCGAGGCGGTTACTGCTTATTATATCATCTATATTGGAGAGAATTTGAAGATCACAACTCTTCAGTCAAGTGGACGAAAGTGGCTTGATTCATTATCTAGCTCATTACCTTCGAGTCTCTTGAACAGAGGTTCTTCTACGCATTCTTGGGAGAAACTAACAAATGCCTCTACCGAGGAAGTCATGTTGCCTTTGGACATGGTTGTAAATGAATTATTGGAGAAAAGCCCGAAAGTATTCCCAGAGGACTCTAGACTACTATTTGCTGAGCAATCGCGACACCCCAAGTACACCgatattattcaaaaattaaagaaaccGTCTCGCGAAAAGTCTtttacttcttcttcagaatATTCACTTCCATTTATATCACCGGCTTCGGATTACCAACAAAATCCTTTACTTCATGCTACCAAGTCGCTCGTTTCTATTCACCAGCAATCACAACGTGGAGAAATGGTTAGCACATTGAAACAGGCTCTATCAAGGCCACACACTGCTAGTACTGTCGTACGTTCTCCGTCGGAAATAAATCTTACAAGACAAACGAGCAACCGTGTACCTCTGCTTGATATGTTGAATCTTAATCGTGCTATGTCTCCGACACCTATTCAAAGTCCTCCATATGTACGCACTTAG